The Clostridium beijerinckii genomic sequence AAGCCCGGTAAACTTACAGACGAAGAGTTTGAAATTATGAAAAGCCATGCTATTATAGGATATGAGATTTTAAGTGATTTAAATATAGATGATATAAGAGATATAGGAACATTTCACCATGAGAAGTTAGATGGTGCGGGTTATCCATTTGGGCTAAAAGGAAATCAATTAACTAAAGAAATGAGAATAGTAGCAATAGGGGATATTACTAGTGCCTTATTAGGAGTAAGGAGTTATAAAGAGGAATTTAGCAAAGATAGGATAATTAAAATTTTAAATAATATGGCTAAGGATAATAAAATTGATTTATATATCACTAATTTGCTTATAGATAATTATGATTTTATAATTGATGAGGCAAAAAAGCAGGCTAGTGATTTAATGGCAAAATATCTAAATATAACGACTGAATATAAACAATTATTAAAAAAATTCTCGTAAAAATAAGTGAATATCATATAATCCCAAGCAATTAAATATATGTGCTATATAATTAATTGCTTGGGATTTTTAGTTGAAAAGTTATTTTTAATAGGATTTCCAAATTTCTTTAGAAATTCTTTCGATTTAATTGTAAACTATCTTTATTTTTGAATTGTATATTTTACTTGTAGCTAATCAGTATATAAAAAATAAATATGTTGTAATTGAGTTTCTACATTTTGCTTTAATTTAACGTTTGGATTACTAGGAACTTAAATGCAAATCTGTTATTGCGGCATATATCATCTAAGAATAGGAGGTGTTTATGAAAGAATCTTTAATTCTATAATTTACAATCAAATTTAATAAAAATAAAATTAGTATGAAAGTATATTTATGAGTTTGGAAATGCTTCACATATGATATATAATAAATTTTATGTGAATTTTATTCCAAATTAAATAAGAATAGGAATTTTAGTATGTATTCTAAGATTAATTAAATATATATTGCAAAAATAATTCTTCATGACAATTCTAAAAATATTGCAAGAATTTTAGCTGTAATTATGAATTGTGAAATGTGAATTGTGCATTACAATATATATATGAATCAAATATTATTTGTAAATTATAGTAAGTGAGGGTGTTAAAGAATAATGAATTTTTATAATGTTTTAATAGTTGAAGATGAAAAAGAAATATGTGATGGAATAGAGATATACTTGAAAAACCAAGGCTACAATGTTTATAGAGCAAGCAATGGAATAGAAGGATTGGAGATAATAGAAAATCAAACTTTGCATTTGGCAATAGTTGACATAATGATGCCGAAGATGGATGGAATAACAATGGTGATGAAACTCCGTGAGAATTATGATTTTCCTGTAATAATGCTTACTGCAAAATCAGAGGAGATGGATAAAATTCTAGGCCTTAATATTGGAGCGGATGACTATGTAACTAAGCCATTTAATCCAATGGAGTTGATAGCTAGAGTCAATTCCCAGCTTAGAAGATATTCAAAATATTTAAGTGTTGTAAGTGGAGCTGAACAAAAAAGTAATGTATTTTCAATTGGTGGTCTAGAGTTAAACAATGATACAAAAGAAGTGATTCTTGATGGAGAATTAATAAAAGTTACACCAATAGAATTTAAAATATTACAATTGTTAATGAAAAATCCAGGAAGAGTTTTTTCAGCAGAAGAAATATATGAAAAAGTGTGGAATGAGGAAGCCATAAATACTGATACAGTAATGGTTCACGTTAGGAATATAAGAGAAAAAATAGAGATTGATACAAAGAATCCAAAATATTTAAAGGTGGTATGGGGAGTTGGATACAAAATTGAAAAACAGTAAAAAATCATATGTTACAAATTTAGTAACATTTATTATATTTTTAATAATGTCAGTAGGAATATTTAGTATTTATCCTAACATGAGGGAATGGGCAAAAGCGGAGCCTAAATCTCCATTTGAAGAAGATGAGTTCTTAAGAACTATTTATAAAAATGATTATGTTTTATATAAAGATCTTGTAGGACAGACAAACCATGAAGAGTTATCAGGTGATAAAATTTATATATCATCCTATGATACACATAATGATACTGAGGAAAATACTATTCGAAATTTTAACTATGAACTGAGTGAGTGGAAAAATAATTTGAATAATAACTATAAAAATCTTGATTATTTAGTGTATAGTGATGATGCAAATATTACAAATACAAATAATGATTTAAAGGAATTAATATCTGATAGTGAAGTTAATAATTTAAAGAATAAATATTCGTGGTACATGACCGTAAAATATGATAACACTGGATTAATGTCAATAAGTAATGTTTATGGTGCTGATGCAAATATCGTAAAAAATGCATTTTCAGGCCTAAATATAAGAGAAATTTGGGGATATCCTCGTAGTAATGAAGAGAATGTTAAATTTAATCCTATTAAGAATGTAACTTTCATTTATGGAATTCCTAAAGACCTTAAATATACAGATGCCTTAAGCAGAAGGATAGATGAATCACAAAATAAAATGAATATTGCATCTGTGGTAGCTATCCTCTTAGGAATAGTAAGTATTATATTAATACTTAGTTTACTAATTCCTTATAAAAATGGTAAGGAAGTATTTGGAGTTAAATATTTCTCGAAAATTCCTTTTGAGATTAATTGCTTTATTTTTGGAGCAGGTGGAATTGTCATTGGAACTGTATTAGGACTTACGGTAACAGAAACTTTAAGAAATAGATTTGCTATAAATTTAATTGGCTCAAGAATGGATAAAAACCTTGAAAGTTATACAGTAATTTCAGTAAATATAATTATGTGGATGGCAGCTATTTATATTATATTTGCAGGTGTCATGTTATTAAAAAGCATAATAAATTTTGGAGTAATTAAATACTTAAAAGAAAACTTATTAATAATTAAGATTTCTAGGCAGATTAAAAAGCTATTCAGTAATGTATTTAATTATATAGAGCATATAGATTTAAATGATAAATCCAATAAGTTCATTATAAAAGTTATTGGCGTAAATTTGATAATAATGTTAATCTGCTGTATTTTCTGGTTTTTTGGAATAGTAATAGCATTAATTTATAATATGATATTATTTCATTCAATTAGAAAACAGTATGGAGATATAAGGAATAAGTTTAGTATACTTTTAAATGAAGCAGATAGAATTGCTGGCGGTAATTTAGAAGTAGAAATAGAGGATGATTTAGGATTATTCAATCCACTAAAAGATAGAATTGAAAAAATAAAAGATGGTTTGAAAAAAGCGGTAAGTGAAGAAGTTAAAAGTCAGAGAATGAAAACTGAACTTATTTCAAATGTTTCGCATGATTTAAAAACACCTCTTACTTCAATAATAACTTATACTGATTTATTAAAAAAAGATAATTTAACTGAAGAAGAAAGAAAATCGTATATTGATACAATTGATAAAAAATCACAAAGATTAAAATTTCTGATTGAAGACTTGTTTGAAGTAAGTAAGGCTACTAGTGGAGATATTAAGCTAAACT encodes the following:
- a CDS encoding sensor histidine kinase; amino-acid sequence: MDTKLKNSKKSYVTNLVTFIIFLIMSVGIFSIYPNMREWAKAEPKSPFEEDEFLRTIYKNDYVLYKDLVGQTNHEELSGDKIYISSYDTHNDTEENTIRNFNYELSEWKNNLNNNYKNLDYLVYSDDANITNTNNDLKELISDSEVNNLKNKYSWYMTVKYDNTGLMSISNVYGADANIVKNAFSGLNIREIWGYPRSNEENVKFNPIKNVTFIYGIPKDLKYTDALSRRIDESQNKMNIASVVAILLGIVSIILILSLLIPYKNGKEVFGVKYFSKIPFEINCFIFGAGGIVIGTVLGLTVTETLRNRFAINLIGSRMDKNLESYTVISVNIIMWMAAIYIIFAGVMLLKSIINFGVIKYLKENLLIIKISRQIKKLFSNVFNYIEHIDLNDKSNKFIIKVIGVNLIIMLICCIFWFFGIVIALIYNMILFHSIRKQYGDIRNKFSILLNEADRIAGGNLEVEIEDDLGLFNPLKDRIEKIKDGLKKAVSEEVKSQRMKTELISNVSHDLKTPLTSIITYTDLLKKDNLTEEERKSYIDTIDKKSQRLKFLIEDLFEVSKATSGDIKLNLVNVDIVELMRQTQIELDDKIKDSKLILKNSYPASKVILNLDSQKTFRIFENLIINVVKYAMKGSRVYVDIIDHEKNVEITIKNMSAEELNFDPFDIVDRFQRGDKSRNTEGSGLGLAIAKSFVEVQGGTFNIEIDGDLFKVVIKFNK
- a CDS encoding response regulator transcription factor, whose product is MNFYNVLIVEDEKEICDGIEIYLKNQGYNVYRASNGIEGLEIIENQTLHLAIVDIMMPKMDGITMVMKLRENYDFPVIMLTAKSEEMDKILGLNIGADDYVTKPFNPMELIARVNSQLRRYSKYLSVVSGAEQKSNVFSIGGLELNNDTKEVILDGELIKVTPIEFKILQLLMKNPGRVFSAEEIYEKVWNEEAINTDTVMVHVRNIREKIEIDTKNPKYLKVVWGVGYKIEKQ